The Culex pipiens pallens isolate TS chromosome 2, TS_CPP_V2, whole genome shotgun sequence DNA window ttggaacggtaatttcaactcgctggttctcgggaataactcaaccaattaggcttattatttttttcagtgatttgttagaatgtctagatgatcctagaactttgcagaactcaaattgatcaaatctgtaatttttgcgatcaaaaacatcgttccaactttttttttcgcgtgtaaaaaaaatcgccaaaaattccgcggtggcagtcgttttgaaaaaaaggtggaacgatgttttcggttttacattacagatttgttcaaatcaagttctgcaaaattttaggatcatctagacattcctacaaatcactggaaataagaaccgtcccgattggttgagttatgcccgagaaccggcgttttgaagttaccgttccaacttttttgggaggcttgggcgtccatgTTAGTTGGACATgtgttgggcgttccagtgttaatagaattgaccaaaattcatttttcaagaataaaaatgtttattttgacaagctctacaattttctagaagggcccaaaaatgtacaaaatgatctagtggttgtaaaagaagaaacaagttttggctgaaatgtttcaggaattaacaaaataatttaatttattcctgaaatatttcagccaaaacttgtttccaaaatatcataGGCAAGTGATTCCCTGCAAAGggctctttctctttctatcATTTGTCCTCTTCTCCTAGACCACGCGCTCTCACCGGAGAGGTTTTCCTTCTCTCGGAAGGCGTTGACATTATTACAAACCTGTTTGTCAAtaagaaaaacacattcaaaaacaatgaaaaattgtAGCTTggtgttatttttaaatacacTTAAATTTTGCAACAGGAAGGGTAGGAatgtttctttcaaatttctagaaaaaaagtCGACACGAAAATCTACTGTTTAATCTCTTAATACCTACATTTGTTTTTATCTTTATTCAACAGTTTTATTCCTTTAGTAATAATTTAGTCAATAGTAAATAGTTCAGGTCTTAcgagatagaaaaaaaataatcataaaaaaagaaCTAAACCTAATATCATAGTGTGTACTTCAATAGCATTCAAGCATTTCTCCCTTCTCCCTACGAAACAATGTTTCAAACGTGACATTGTCAAGGCTCGGGGAATGGGGAAAAAGGGCGTCCGTTTTCGTAATCTTAACCGACTGATGTTAAGCGTTATAATTTTAGTTTTCCGACGCGCTGCGCTGCTGCAGCTGATTgcaaaattacgaaaaacaaaaacaaaaaaagtttgcttTGCACGACCGAAATGAATTAAATTCAAGCCTTTCTTAGTTTCTAGATGAAAGAGTTTTTTCTAGCTCTTTGTCAGGtttctttctgtttttttttcatgtcgcGACGGTGATTTTCGTCGAAAATCACGCCAATTGATTTCGGTTCTATCGTTTGTCACCCTGCTTAACATTAATCACATATATAGAGAATTCAATTTAAAggacttttgtttttctttattcaCTTGTAACCTTTAAGAGTTTCTCGCTCGATcgagttttcatttttaaaattacacaattAGTATTCGCAAAATTTAATCGATAACGATGATCTTTTGGGATTTCTAGGAGagttcagaaattcgaaaagaaaaacttttataaaaataatagaaaaatatataaacacaATTTGCGGTAGAAAGCGGGATGAGATCGAAAAAGAATCGATACTATAAAACTTTTACACAttgatatataaaaaaaaataaaaagttcgaGGGATTTCTTCGTCCTCCTCTTGCTCTCCGGTGATGAACACACACTCAATGGAACGAAACGACACTTAGGTTTTAGCACGTGTGGTGATGAGGATGATGACGATGTTGGTAGCGAGAGTTACTCGAATgactttaatgtttttaaaacgaaCTAAATTAGCGTTATTTTATGCTCTAAACATCTAGCGCGTGGTGCAGGTGTGCAGTACTTTCCTCGTTTGGCGTTTTTACTCTCTCTTAATTTGATCATTTCTGTAGGAAAGCCTCCTCCTCTCTCAACTCTCCCGCGCGCGCGATCTTTTGTTTTCTGTGTGTaaatgtgtgagtgtgtgtgcttTTGATTATCCTCTCTTTCTCAGCATGATTCGCACGCGATCGACGCGACGCCAATCAATCTCTGCCGGGGCCGGTGAGTGTTGTGGGGGGTGTGAGAAAGTGTCGGCGCGCACTGTTAGATGTTTTTGTATATTTGCAATTTCTAGTCGCGTGTGTATGAATGTTAAACAACAGAATCTTTTCGTAtcctaaaaatgtaaaaaaaaatacaaaatgagttacgacgcgaaaaaacgctggcgttgatgatttttttttattattcttttgaaaaataacataACAAAAGTCGTTCGAAACAGTTCGTAAATCGTTCGTACGGATCGAGATGAACCGAGTGAGCtggcacaaacaaaaacaatatgATTTGCAAAAGCAGTTGTAAAAAGCAAAACCAAAATACGGTGCAAAGCAGCTCGAAACGTCCCAAATAAATAGAAAAGGTACTAGCAAATCgcaacaaaaaataatcataacaaacaaaaaggacaggcaaaaaaataagaagaagcaAATTATTTACCACATGTAGTTCTCGGTTTGGGGCGCACGCATGACGCCGACGCCCCCGCCCAACCGGCGGTAATTCATACACCCGCACAGCCGCCACTGGTTCGTCTCCGGGTCGTACACCTCGATCGTCTTGAGGTACGCCGTGCCGTCGAAGCCGCCGACCGCGTACAGCTGCCCGTTGACGACGGCGAGACCGACCTGGTTTTaggagaaagaagaaaaaaaaaaacgtttaaattATGTCTTATTTGAATCATGTAAAAAAGATCTCTTAAATTTGCCAGAACGTGAGCTTTTGTACCGATACACAAAGCACTCCCTTATCAACGCTGATCGGAAGGCACCTCGTCGGGGAGTTCGTCGAGCTCATTTACAGTCGAACCCAGCACAAATGGGGTTTGTGCCAGATCCACCTTCCAATGGATTTTCGGTTCCCGACAGGGCCGGTGGTACGGAACTACCAGGAACAGGAATGTCGATCTCGATGGATGCTTCAGATTATTCCTGGTCAGCTAGCAGCAACGATCGAGCTTCTTCGATCAGGATCTCCCATGTAGTTGATGGAGCCTTTCCGTTCGACGACGCGGCCGAGAATCCTGGTGGTACTCGGCGTAGAACAGGTTATTGCGCTTGAACTTGAACTCACGCTTGACGGCTCCATGCCGACGGTTGAACTGCTCTACTTGTGGTTGGCGGTGACCGGCTTTCTCAGAAATTCCAGAGTGGAGTCCACAGACGAACCGGAGCGCTTTGAACTGGTCCGAGGAAACCTGAATACATACCATACCATACTgccaggtacgcgtgctgtagcaagaatacgcttccatctttctcggtTTTGGGTTGCTtctctccaatttcccaggtgCGGTATCGTCCATTCAGGCGACATGACCGGCCCACCTGAGTCTCCCGATCTCTTCGCCTAGGTTGCGATGGTCGGTTTttcaagaaacgcgtgcagctcgtggttcatgcgtcgtTGCTACACGCACCAttcgttcgaaaactccaagggcacaTTTGTTCTCTTGCCGCATCGTTCAGGTCTCCAGGTAAccatagaggactaccggtctaatcagtgttttgtacatcgtcagcttcgtgcggcgttgcactcgatccgatgtgagggttttccgtaatccgaagcaggcacgattcccagcaaaaatCCGGGTCTCTTTGCTGATGTCGTTGTCGGCGgaaccagcgatcccaagtaaaCGAACTCGCTCTCCTTCTCCAACTCATCATCATCCACAGTTAGAGGGGTGAGGCTTGGGGGGCCAACATCCTTCGAACCCCTTCCGCTCATGTACTTCgccttcgtcgtattcatgccaagtcctacacgccatgcttgtaccttcagtcgggtgtagCTTTCACCATCTCCAGGTTTCTTGCtacaatgtcgatgtcatcggcagAAGCAAGCAGCTAATAGGAATAGTTCATGATCGTGCAACTCGATGCCAGCTATTCAAAAACGATATTGAACAGCTCACATgataagccatcaccttgccgcagccctcggTGTTATCCAAACGGTTCCGCTAATTCCCCCGAAACACGTACGTGACACATCACGCCATCCAAGGTAgtcttgatcagccgagtcagttcGTCCGTGAAACCATTCTCACgcataatctgccatagctgctcgtGATCGACTGTATCATAGCCCGCCCTGAAATGGATAAAGATGTGATGATTGGGCACGTTGTACccacgacatttctcgaggatttgtcggagacaaaatatttggtccgtgATAGCACGCGCTCCAGTGAAGACCGCTTGGTAGGGCTTCACGAACCTCCTTGCAtgcggtgacagctgacggcagaggatTTGGGAGAGGATTTTACAGACCGTTGTACTCTGATAATCGcccattttgtagatggggcacacgacacTATCCATCCATTCTTCTGGTAGATTTTCCTCCCCCTAGAATCACCAAGTGGAtcgcccgtgctctcctccatatttgtaAAGCTCATTGGGTAACCGATCTGTGTCGCCGactctgttgttcttcagctgcctgatcacctccttcaccgtctccagatcaggtgccgggaactgttGGTCAGCAATGGGTGGGCCAAGTTGGGCTTCAAAGTCGTTTGCATGCGCTACATCACCATTGAGGTTTCTCTCGGCGTCACGACAAGTGTTCACTTACAGCGCATAGCCTTTGCAGAACCGGTTAACCTTCTCGTAGAACTTTCGCGTCTCGTTCTGCCGAaacagctgctccatttcggcgCGATCGCGGTCTTTcagctggcgcttcttgagcttgaataccgttctctgctgtttcagcgcttgtttgtaTCGCACCACGTTCTCAGTTTCGGCTATCAGCTTCACCGcataagctgctttcttctcgtcgaGTAGCCGCTGGCACTATTCTTCGAACCAGCATCGCTTTCCAACTCCGAGTTCCTCCTCCGTGGGCAggctcgcttccagctgctgcaaGTAGTGATGAGCCACAGACGTTTCCTGCAGCCGGCTCCGTCGTCGATGGTACGTCATCGACAGTTTTGAGTGCATGCTTgcacccaccaggtagtggtccgagtggaAAACGGTTTTCTGATAGCCGAAAAGCTTCCTGAGCTTCGCGACGGTCTTTGCCAGCTTGAAATCCCGTGGATGATTGGATAGAACTGTGTAGGCGTATTTTCCGTGGACAGATGTGCTAAGCTCCCGTAGACGCAACCTCACTCGAGCGGGGTCGTCGAGTTCTTTGCCGTCCGGGTCGAAATCGCCATCGAAGAAGGCATCTAGATCGTACAGGAACTCTTGGATTCCGCTTGTCAGCGACTCGACGATCAGTTCTGCATCTCCAGCTGGATTTTCCGGAATCTGCATCCTTTTGAAGGTCTCATGCTGCTTGGCTAGCAGGTCCGTCAGACGTAAAATCACGTTCTTGAGGTCCGGATCGATCATCTTGATGACTGCTTGAGCGTTGAGAGCTTCGAGAACTTatccgagattttttttttgttctccttGTTGTCAATTGTTAGGGCCGTTGCTAGGCTActaaaaaacaatttagttGTAGAGAAAAACTGTTTATATGCATCCGAATCGTTGGCAAGTCGAAATTGATCTGACTTGCATCAGCTGTGGAAAATCGCTAACCTATCAAAGATACGAGCATTACCCCCATccctttggaaaaaatcaaactcaccCCACTCCTCCGCGACGTCATCGCCACGATCGGGCTCCACGAGTTGGTGTGTGGGTTGTACCGCTCAGCCGACGACAGCTCCATACAGTCGTCCCGACCGCCAACGGCGTAGATAAAGTTGTTGAACACCGCACAGCCCAGGTGCTTCCGGCGCGTCGACATCGGACTGACGGCGCACCACTTGTTCTGGCGCGGGTCGTACCGTTCCACAGTGTTCAGCGGGCACTGCCCATCGCTGCCACCGATCGCGTACAGATAGCCTCCGAGCACGGCCACGGCCACCCCTAACCGACGCGTCGTCATCGGCGCAACCTTGGACCACTTGTTCTCCTTGGGGTCGTACCGTTCCACGTGGTTGAGACACTGGACGCCGTCTTGACCGCCGACGGCGTACAGGAATCCGTCGAGTACGGCCACGCCAACACTTGTCCGGCAGCTCGTCGTCGGAGCGACATCGCAACTCCACTGGTTCGTTTGCGGATCGTACCGTTCGATGCTGTTCAGATAACTCTGCCCGTCGTGGCCACCCACGGCGTACAGCAGGTCATTCAGCACGGCCACCCCGACGCCACAGCGCCGCTTGCTCATTGGCGCGACCATCTTCCAGTCGGCCGTCTCCGGATCGAACCGTTCAACGGAAGCAATGGCATCTCCCGAGCACCAACCGCCCACGGCAAACAGAACCTCACCGCGGCGCGTTGGCTTTCGCGGACGTGTCCTCGGACCCTGCATCAGCGGTCTCTCCTGTGGAAGCAACAGATAGTTCTTGGCCTCGTCGACCAGGTCGCGGCAAGCTTCGTCCGACCGCACCAGCAAATCCGACCCAAC harbors:
- the LOC120418194 gene encoding kelch-like protein diablo isoform X2, which produces MGDVLISDRPPSPARLSHTSEKHPRVTLTELNVLRRHRELCDVVINVSGRKIFAHRVILSACSPYFRAMFTGELEESRQTEVTIRDIDENAMELLIDFCYTSHIVVEESNVQTLLPAACLLQLAEIQDICCEFLKRQLDPTNCLGIRAFADTHSCRELLRIADKFTQHNFQEVMESEEFLLLPVGQLVDIICSDELNVRSEEQVFNAVMAWLKYNVAERRQHLAQVLQHVRMPLLSPKFLVGTVGSDLLVRSDEACRDLVDEAKNYLLLPQERPLMQGPRTRPRKPTRRGEVLFAVGGWCSGDAIASVERFDPETADWKMVAPMSKRRCGVGVAVLNDLLYAVGGHDGQSYLNSIERYDPQTNQWSCDVAPTTSCRTSVGVAVLDGFLYAVGGQDGVQCLNHVERYDPKENKWSKVAPMTTRRLGVAVAVLGGYLYAIGGSDGQCPLNTVERYDPRQNKWCAVSPMSTRRKHLGCAVFNNFIYAVGGRDDCMELSSAERYNPHTNSWSPIVAMTSRRSGVGLAVVNGQLYAVGGFDGTAYLKTIEVYDPETNQWRLCGCMNYRRLGGGVGVMRAPQTENYM
- the LOC120418194 gene encoding kelch-like protein diablo isoform X1 yields the protein MGDVLISDRPPSPARLSHTSEKHPRVTLTELNVLRRHRELCDVVINVSGRKIFAHRVILSACSPYFRAMFTGELEESRQTEVTIRDIDENAMELLIDFCYTSHIVVEESNVQTLLPAACLLQLAEIQDICCEFLKRQLDPTNCLGIRAFADTHSCRELLRIADKFTQHNFQEVMESEEFLLLPVGQLVDIICSDELNVRSEEQVFNAVMAWLKYNVAERRQHLAQVLQHVRMPLLSPKFLVGTVGSDLLVRSDEACRDLVDEAKNYLLLPQERPLMQGPRTRPRKPTRRGEVLFAVGGWCSGDAIASVERFDPETADWKMVAPMSKRRCGVGVAVLNDLLYAVGGHDGQSYLNSIERYDPQTNQWSCDVAPTTSCRTSVGVAVLDGFLYAVGGQDGVQCLNHVERYDPKENKWSKVAPMTTRRLGVAVAVLGGYLYAIGGSDGQCPLNTVERYDPRQNKWCAVSPMSTRRKHLGCAVFNNFIYAVGGRDDCMELSSAERYNPHTNSWSPIVAMTSRRSGVGLAVVNGQLYAVGGFDGTAYLKTIEVYDPETNQWRLCGCMNYRRLGGGVGVMRAPQTENYMWIRKDSVV